Proteins encoded in a region of the Sugiyamaella lignohabitans strain CBS 10342 chromosome B, complete sequence genome:
- the PHO2 gene encoding Pho2p (Homeobox transcription factor; regulatory targets include genes involved in phosphate metabolism; binds cooperatively with Pho4p to the PHO5 promoter; phosphorylation of Pho2p facilitates interaction with Pho4p; relocalizes to the cytosol in response to hypoxia; GO_component: GO:0005829 - cytosol [Evidence IDA] [PMID 22932476]; GO_component: GO:0005634 - nucleus [Evidence IEA,IEA,IEA]; GO_component: GO:0005634 - nucleus [Evidence IDA] [PMID 1493793]; GO_component: GO:0005634 - nucleus [Evidence IDA] [PMID 22932476]; GO_function: GO:0003677 - DNA binding [Evidence IEA,IEA]; GO_function: GO:0000978 - RNA polymerase II core promoter proximal region sequence-specific DNA binding [Evidence IDA] [PMID 2664469]; GO_function: GO:0001077 - RNA polymerase II core promoter proximal region sequence-specific DNA binding transcription factor activity involved in positive regulation of transcription [Evidence IDA,IMP] [PMID 3303332]; GO_function: GO:0001077 - RNA polymerase II core promoter proximal region sequence-specific DNA binding transcription factor activity involved in positive regulation of transcription [Evidence IDA,IGI,IMP] [PMID 7902583]; GO_function: GO:0001077 - RNA polymerase II core promoter proximal region sequence-specific DNA binding transcription factor activity involved in positive regulation of transcription [Evidence IDA,IGI,IMP] [PMID 9566882]; GO_function: GO:0043565 - sequence-specific DNA binding [Evidence IEA]; GO_function: GO:0043565 - sequence-specific DNA binding [Evidence IDA] [PMID 19111667]; GO_function: GO:0043565 - sequence-specific DNA binding [Evidence IDA] [PMID 19158363]; GO_function: GO:0003700 - sequence-specific DNA binding transcription factor activity [Evidence IEA]; GO_process: GO:0006338 - chromatin remodeling [Evidence IMP] [PMID 2196175]; GO_process: GO:0000105 - histidine biosynthetic process [Evidence IGI,IMP] [PMID 3303332]; GO_process: GO:0043388 - positive regulation of DNA binding [Evidence IMP] [PMID 7902583]; GO_process: GO:0043388 - positive regulation of DNA binding [Evidence IDA] [PMID 8355698]; GO_process: GO:0045937 - positive regulation of phosphate metabolic process [Evidence IGI] [PMID 3915785]; GO_process: GO:0045944 - positive regulation of transcription from RNA polymerase II promoter [Evidence IGI,IMP] [PMID 3303332]; GO_process: GO:0045944 - positive regulation of transcription from RNA polymerase II promoter [Evidence IGI] [PMID 3915785]; GO_process: GO:0045944 - positive regulation of transcription from RNA polymerase II promoter [Evidence IGI,IMP] [PMID 7902583]; GO_process: GO:2000679 - positive regulation of transcription regulatory region DNA binding [Evidence IMP] [PMID 9354395]; GO_process: GO:0009113 - purine nucleobase biosynthetic process [Evidence IDA,IMP] [PMID 1495962]; GO_process: GO:0006355 - regulation of transcription, DNA-templated [Evidence IEA,IEA]; GO_process: GO:0006351 - transcription, DNA-templated [Evidence IEA]): MSESALVSPSTHSMSSSSGTNTRTRKSTLTQQQKNKKRQRATPAQLVYLKKEFEINNTPNAKTREEIGKKIDMTERSVQIWFQNKRAKQKLFSRKHNISGLGNISPLGPNMVGNRYFSPSSNSSLDNSSYSSPGLGGMAHPKMFVMPYDGMRSFARSASSLEHRQALRGYGNLASLIVFSCRSLTIGSWRRVASPNATNGLTPDDLTVLYSPSESTFTYLMFDGTTRFRMEFPAKSVEKITLSVDENNSMAGVVTLCLNNRPSFSVKTPKSPDRWLVCGDFSVAEQASRCTIHKLVGPYNQLHGQVCQLYSFQPSKVSAGLLTPPQTATSTSSERELEAVSQRSRLVDNLWLNAPERSQTRSTPAVFTCSNNVAVHDVCDSILAFGDSVSENDLTSPAPGGSELADEIKDDIHDALFSEPEVSQISWNTIFGDEESQFAPADDLFEVKIGDNNAAHIDTLFSTQSSLGMISPDSDGAGKMAEVISGQVHNEQTVEPAVITSPTSTAVNGDTVGTNAPIMSSSMNGSGSTDFDDQLLLGAGNNYTLDATSSVIGLNDDFQLSYVVNFL, encoded by the coding sequence ATGTCCGAATCAGCTCTTGTAAGCCCATCAACACACTCTATGTCTTCAAGTAGCGGTACTAATACTCGGACAAGAAAGTCCACTCTTactcaacaacagaaaaacaagaagCGTCAAAGAGCCACTCCGGCCCAGTTGGTATATCTTAAAAAGGAAtttgaaatcaacaacacaCCAAATGCAAAGACCCGAGAGGAAATTGGTAAGAAGATTGATATGACCGAGAGGTCTGTACAGATCTGGtttcaaaataaaagagcCAAGCAGAAGCTCTTCAGTCGTAAACATAATATCTCTGGTCTAGGGAATATTAGTCCCCTTGGTCCTAATATGGTGGGTAATCGATATTTCTCACCATCGAGTAATTCTTCTTTGGATAATTCTAGCTATTCGTCTCCTGGATTAGGTGGTATGGCTCATCCTAAAATGTTTGTAATGCCATATGACGGAATGCGATCATTTGCCAGATCAGCAAGTTCGTTGGAACACAGGCAGGCATTAAGAGGCTATGGGAATCTAGCGTCATTGATTGTCTTTTCATGTCGGTCTTTGACAATTGGAAGTTGGAGAAGAGTCGCATCTCCTAATGCAACAAATGGTCTGACTCCTGACGATCTTACGGTACTATACAGTCCGTCTGAATCGACTTTTACTTATCTAATGTTTGATGGAACCACGAGATTTCGAATGGAATTCCCTGCAAAGTCTGTTGAGAAAATAACCTTGTCGGTGGATGAAAACAACTCGATGGCAGGTGTAGTCACTCTATGTCTGAATAACAGACCATCATTTTCAGTCAAGACCCCAAAGAGCCCTGATCGGTGGCTGGTCTGTGGAGATTTTTCGGTTGCTGAACAAGCTTCAAGATGCACGATTCACAAACTTGTTGGCCCTTATAATCAACTTCATGGCCAGGTATGTCAACTCTATTCGTTCCAGCCATCGAAAGTTTCGGCAGGACTACTTACTCCTCCACAGACTGCTACGAGTACATCGTCAGAAAGAGAATTGGAGGCAGTCAGCCAGAGGAGTCGGTTGGTTGATAATCTATGGCTTAACGCGCCAGAACGATCACAGACAAGGTCAACACCGGCGGTCTTTACTTGTTCCAATAACGTTGCTGTTCATGATGTTTGCGACTCTATACTTGCATTTGGAGACTCTGTTTCAGAAAACGATCTCACTTCACCTGCTCCTGGTGGCAGTGAGTTGGCAGACGAAATTAAAGACGATATCCATGACGCATTGTTCTCTGAGCCAGAAGTGAGTCAAATATCATGGAACACTATTTTTGGTGACGAAGAGAGTCAGTTTGCACCTGCAGatgatttgtttgaagtCAAGATTGGAGACAATAATGCCGCTCATATCGATACTCTATTCAGCACGCAAAGCAGTTTAGGAATGATTTCACCGGATAGTGATGGTGCCGGTAAAATGGCTGAAGTGATTTCAGGGCAAGTTCACAACGAACAGACAGTCGAGCCTGCTGTAATCACCAGTCCCACCTCTACGGCTGTTAATGGTGATACTGTGGGCACAAATGCCCCGATCATGTCAAGTTCAATGAATGGTTCTGGTAGCACCGACTTTGATGACCAACTCCTACTGGGAGCAGGAAATAATTACACACTTGACGCCACATCGTCAGTCATCGGACTCAACGACGACTTCCAGCTTTCATATGTAGTTAATTTCTTATAG